One genomic segment of Peromyscus leucopus breed LL Stock chromosome 23, UCI_PerLeu_2.1, whole genome shotgun sequence includes these proteins:
- the Hps4 gene encoding Hermansky-Pudlak syndrome 4 protein isoform X5 → MGPVSLAYENRAQEELSLQWDSVITQVLRSTSEAHRIFNALWNLDHSKVEPLLLLKAALILQTCQRSPHVLAGCILYKGLIVNSQLPPSLTAKVLLHQTVPADQGLPGAGAASQDAGRALPPNVQITPVFLSEEEIAALHEFPVEQETRLWESSSQNPPGDRSTPPQTEDATRRVASVAWTSAAIVEPTPHDGAWLNGRGADGHLLGQEQEQEQAAAAGLCTTACGQASGISSRLQQELGFSQEALDLSEIHISEAQEASPPAPALGDPEAVITSHQVPPLPEDTAVCRCPHPSPLERPPESGGLEWLADLPITNGQTQVPGTDPLPRRSSRPVVLPPQGPVGAEPGVEQCGGGRRESHGGPACTLHSPDSQGPGTSADRSGFRPSPAGPHAGLWPVNLYIHSVNGLVLSLLAEEPLLRDMAAIEEVYHSSLASLNGLEVHLKETLPRDEASLTSSTYNFVHYDRIQSVLTANLPLVTAPQDRRFLQAVSLMHSDFTQLPTLYEMTIRNASTAVYACCNPAQETYFQQLAPAARSSGFPNPQDCAFNLAGKAKRKLLKHGVNLL, encoded by the exons ATGGGTCCCGTCTCCCTGGCCTACGAG AACCGTGCTCAGGAGGAGCTTAGCTTGCAGTGGGACTCTGTCATcacccaggtcctcaggagcACCAGTGAGGCCCACAGGATCTTCAACGCCCTCTGGAATCTGGACCACAGCAAA GTGGAgcccctgctgctgctgaaggCAGCCCTCATCTTACAGACCTGCCAGCGCTCGCCCCATGTCCTCGCTGGCTGCATCCTCTATAAAGGACT GATTGTGAATTCccagctccctccttccctcaccgCCAAGGTCCTGCTTCATCAGACTGTCCCTGCAGACCAG ggacttcctggagcagGGGCTGCCTCACAGGACGCAG GAAGGGCATTGCCGCCTAACGTGCAGATCACCCCGGTTTTCCTGAGTGAGGAGGAAATCGCTGCCCTCCACGAGTTCCCAGTGGAGCAGGAGACCAG ACTCTGGGAAAGTTCATCTCAGAACCCTCCCGGGGATCGAAGCACCCCTCCCCAGACAGAAGATGCCACTAGGCGTGTGGCATCTGTGGCCTGGACATCAGCCGCCATTGTGGAGCCCACACCTCATGATGGAGCATGGCTGAATGGCAGGGGTGCAGATGGACACTTGCTtgggcaggagcaggagcaggagcaggctgCAGCTGCAGGACTGTGCACCACTGCCTGTGGCCAGGCTTCTGGCATCAGCAGCAGGCTGCAGCAGGAGCTGGGTTTTTCCCAAGAGGCACTGGACTTATCTGAAATCCACATCTCTGAGGCTCAGGAAGCCTCCCCACCCGCGCCTGCCCTAGGCGATCCAGAAGCTGTCATCACCAGCCACCAGGTCCCCCCTCTGCCTGAAGACACAGCAGTGTGCCGCTGCCCGCACCCTTCCCCTCTGGAGAGGCCCCCCGAGAGCGGAGGGCTGGAGTGGCTTGCAGACCTTCCCATCACCAACGGCCAGACCCAAGTTCCTGGCACAGACCCTCTCCCCAGAAGAAGCAGTAGGCCTGTGGTGCTTCCTCCGCAGGGTCCTGTGGGTGCAGAGCCCGGTGTGGAGCAGTGTGGGGGTGGAAGACGAGAGAGCCACGGAGGCCCAGCGTGCACTCTGCACTCACCCGACTCTCAGGGCCCCGGCACCTCTGCAGACAGAAGTGGCTTCAGGCCGTCCCCAGCTGGGCCCCATGCAGGGCTCTGGCCTGTGAACCTGTACATCCACAGTGTGAATGGCCTGGTCCTGTCCCTGCTGGCTGAGGAGCCTCTTCTCAGAGACATGGCAGCCATCGAGGAGGTG TACCACAGCAGCCTGGCATCCCTGAATGGGCTGGAAGTCCACCTGAAGGAGACACTACCCAGAGACGAGGCTAGCCTCACAAGCAGCACATACAATTTTGTGCATTATGACCGAATCCAGAGCGTGCTCACAG CCAACCTGCCGCTAGTGACTGCTCCCCAGGACCGCCGCTTTCTGCAGGCCGTCAGCCTCATGCACTCCGACTTCACCCAGCTGCCGACGCTGTACGAGATGACCATCAG GAACGCCTCCACAGCTGTGTACGCCTGCTGCAACCCTGCCCAGGAGACCTACTTCCAGCAGCTGGCGCCCGCTGCCCGCAGCTCGGGCTTCCCGAACCCTCAGGACTGTGCCTTCAACCTCGCAGGCAAAGCCAAGCGGAAGCTTCTGAAGCACGGGGTAAACCTGCTGTGA
- the Hps4 gene encoding Hermansky-Pudlak syndrome 4 protein isoform X2, translating to MATATPPETKSASWWNYFFLYDGSKVKGEGDPTRAGILYFYPSQALGCGVELSDVSCRQFLDRLIGFFHFCMGPVSLAYENRAQEELSLQWDSVITQVLRSTSEAHRIFNALWNLDHSKVEPLLLLKAALILQTCQRSPHVLAGCILYKGLIVNSQLPPSLTAKVLLHQTVPADQGLPGAGAASQDAGRALPPNVQITPVFLSEEEIAALHEFPVEQETRLWESSSQNPPGDRSTPPQTEDATRRVASVAWTSAAIVEPTPHDGAWLNGRGADGHLLGQEQEQEQAAAAGLCTTACGQASGISSRLQQELGFSQEALDLSEIHISEAQEASPPAPALGDPEAVITSHQVPPLPEDTAVCRCPHPSPLERPPESGGLEWLADLPITNGQTQVPGTDPLPRRSSRPVVLPPQGPVGAEPGVEQCGGGRRESHGGPACTLHSPDSQGPGTSADRSGFRPSPAGPHAGLWPVNLYIHSVNGLVLSLLAEEPLLRDMAAIEEVYHSSLASLNGLEVHLKETLPRDEASLTSSTYNFVHYDRIQSVLTANLPLVTAPQDRRFLQAVSLMHSDFTQLPTLYEMTIRNASTAVYACCNPAQETYFQQLAPAARSSGFPNPQDCAFNLAGKAKRKLLKHGVNLL from the exons GCTCTGGGCTGTGGTGTGGAGCTCTCGGATGTCAGCTGCAGACAGTTTCTGGACCGACTCATTGGATTCTTTCATTTCTGCATGGGTCCCGTCTCCCTGGCCTACGAG AACCGTGCTCAGGAGGAGCTTAGCTTGCAGTGGGACTCTGTCATcacccaggtcctcaggagcACCAGTGAGGCCCACAGGATCTTCAACGCCCTCTGGAATCTGGACCACAGCAAA GTGGAgcccctgctgctgctgaaggCAGCCCTCATCTTACAGACCTGCCAGCGCTCGCCCCATGTCCTCGCTGGCTGCATCCTCTATAAAGGACT GATTGTGAATTCccagctccctccttccctcaccgCCAAGGTCCTGCTTCATCAGACTGTCCCTGCAGACCAG ggacttcctggagcagGGGCTGCCTCACAGGACGCAG GAAGGGCATTGCCGCCTAACGTGCAGATCACCCCGGTTTTCCTGAGTGAGGAGGAAATCGCTGCCCTCCACGAGTTCCCAGTGGAGCAGGAGACCAG ACTCTGGGAAAGTTCATCTCAGAACCCTCCCGGGGATCGAAGCACCCCTCCCCAGACAGAAGATGCCACTAGGCGTGTGGCATCTGTGGCCTGGACATCAGCCGCCATTGTGGAGCCCACACCTCATGATGGAGCATGGCTGAATGGCAGGGGTGCAGATGGACACTTGCTtgggcaggagcaggagcaggagcaggctgCAGCTGCAGGACTGTGCACCACTGCCTGTGGCCAGGCTTCTGGCATCAGCAGCAGGCTGCAGCAGGAGCTGGGTTTTTCCCAAGAGGCACTGGACTTATCTGAAATCCACATCTCTGAGGCTCAGGAAGCCTCCCCACCCGCGCCTGCCCTAGGCGATCCAGAAGCTGTCATCACCAGCCACCAGGTCCCCCCTCTGCCTGAAGACACAGCAGTGTGCCGCTGCCCGCACCCTTCCCCTCTGGAGAGGCCCCCCGAGAGCGGAGGGCTGGAGTGGCTTGCAGACCTTCCCATCACCAACGGCCAGACCCAAGTTCCTGGCACAGACCCTCTCCCCAGAAGAAGCAGTAGGCCTGTGGTGCTTCCTCCGCAGGGTCCTGTGGGTGCAGAGCCCGGTGTGGAGCAGTGTGGGGGTGGAAGACGAGAGAGCCACGGAGGCCCAGCGTGCACTCTGCACTCACCCGACTCTCAGGGCCCCGGCACCTCTGCAGACAGAAGTGGCTTCAGGCCGTCCCCAGCTGGGCCCCATGCAGGGCTCTGGCCTGTGAACCTGTACATCCACAGTGTGAATGGCCTGGTCCTGTCCCTGCTGGCTGAGGAGCCTCTTCTCAGAGACATGGCAGCCATCGAGGAGGTG TACCACAGCAGCCTGGCATCCCTGAATGGGCTGGAAGTCCACCTGAAGGAGACACTACCCAGAGACGAGGCTAGCCTCACAAGCAGCACATACAATTTTGTGCATTATGACCGAATCCAGAGCGTGCTCACAG CCAACCTGCCGCTAGTGACTGCTCCCCAGGACCGCCGCTTTCTGCAGGCCGTCAGCCTCATGCACTCCGACTTCACCCAGCTGCCGACGCTGTACGAGATGACCATCAG GAACGCCTCCACAGCTGTGTACGCCTGCTGCAACCCTGCCCAGGAGACCTACTTCCAGCAGCTGGCGCCCGCTGCCCGCAGCTCGGGCTTCCCGAACCCTCAGGACTGTGCCTTCAACCTCGCAGGCAAAGCCAAGCGGAAGCTTCTGAAGCACGGGGTAAACCTGCTGTGA